In one window of Tellurirhabdus rosea DNA:
- a CDS encoding single-stranded DNA-binding protein yields the protein MNQLTIIGHLGKDAAVKRVNDREFITFSVAVTERYKNQQGVEVENTTWFDCIYSPKSTAVAQYMKKGGQVLVQGKVSAEAFQNNQGAWMAGLKLQVRGIQLLGSANGGNQAQAGQPATAPVQQPAQAAQPAQAFQPAMTEGSEDDLPF from the coding sequence ATGAACCAACTTACCATCATTGGACACCTGGGAAAAGATGCAGCCGTTAAGCGTGTAAACGACCGGGAATTTATCACCTTCAGCGTTGCCGTTACGGAACGCTACAAAAATCAGCAGGGAGTAGAAGTAGAAAATACAACCTGGTTCGATTGTATCTATTCACCGAAATCGACGGCCGTAGCTCAGTACATGAAGAAAGGCGGTCAGGTGCTCGTGCAAGGGAAGGTTTCTGCTGAAGCGTTCCAGAACAATCAAGGTGCCTGGATGGCCGGTTTGAAGCTTCAGGTTCGCGGCATTCAGCTTTTAGGTTCTGCAAACGGCGGGAACCAGGCTCAGGCAGGGCAACCGGCCACGGCTCCTGTTCAGCAACCCGCTCAGGCGGCACAACCGGCGCAAGCGTTTCAGCCTGCAATGACAGAAGGCAGTGAGGACGACTTGCCGTTCTAA
- a CDS encoding ASCH domain-containing protein yields MDELSFATNWNQKLDCNCFTTFRLHNPKYQPGKVFSITLKKKPYKKARVLEKKTVTLAQVNEFMARVDTGYSRQGFIDIVQKMYITQNLDWNTQTFDFILLETVKEAESNAGGI; encoded by the coding sequence ATGGACGAATTAAGTTTTGCTACCAATTGGAATCAAAAGCTCGATTGCAATTGCTTCACCACCTTCCGGCTACACAATCCAAAATATCAGCCTGGCAAAGTGTTCTCGATAACCCTGAAGAAGAAGCCCTACAAAAAGGCGCGGGTTCTGGAAAAGAAAACGGTCACACTCGCACAGGTAAATGAATTCATGGCACGAGTGGACACCGGGTATTCGCGGCAAGGTTTCATTGACATTGTACAGAAAATGTACATCACCCAAAACCTGGACTGGAACACTCAGACGTTTGATTTTATCCTGTTGGAAACTGTGAAAGAAGCGGAATCAAATGCAGGAGGAATTTGA
- a CDS encoding protein rep — translation MTDLQEAKNQLRKTYKFGYTVRNKSLQNRELCSQIEDFLSDYDVRLPKTKKDFQLAFDRAVRNGEEHAALMERFEDLIRMYYSIAETTGYYARFVKEESVRFVPLAFRYSRHRLCHVWNWRKSQIIRNRYYNFLRNAIDESGRMLLNTYRPIHLVLTVPHEGGKFQGHRFYARQIIERFNLLRKSAVWKKYVYAGEYGLEVKRSKSHGLHIHVHSFLLQYPGYAVTSAAAAIEGEWRKLVGNETTYSGIHYETLYTWKKDAAGNLVRDKRGQMVKDYVSPGSSDIQHYLSGIMECIKYHFKPDAIETDGGKFDILLIDEILTNTKGLRMYSRFGAFYKQSLLNFKALHNEPETETEEPAAVEDYTDTDEEPDLEELNTDVSGVEERLINPFTLQQAVRSDYAITIGNPTNLLYYSRESDIPYEPYTYTFNVFRWCPPLSLKEVIMMDCTGKLKEAAEAYAMR, via the coding sequence ATGACAGACCTTCAAGAAGCCAAAAACCAGTTACGGAAAACCTACAAGTTTGGGTACACTGTCCGTAACAAGTCGCTTCAAAACCGGGAATTGTGCTCACAGATCGAAGATTTTCTTTCCGACTACGATGTACGCTTGCCGAAAACCAAAAAAGACTTTCAGTTAGCCTTTGATCGGGCCGTTCGGAATGGTGAAGAGCATGCGGCGCTCATGGAACGGTTCGAAGATTTAATCCGGATGTATTATTCGATTGCAGAAACGACAGGCTATTACGCTCGTTTCGTGAAAGAAGAATCAGTCCGGTTTGTTCCCCTCGCTTTCAGATATTCCCGGCATCGCTTGTGCCACGTCTGGAACTGGCGTAAGTCTCAGATCATCCGGAATCGCTATTACAACTTTCTCCGGAATGCTATCGACGAGAGCGGCCGTATGCTGCTCAACACCTACCGGCCTATTCACCTGGTCCTGACTGTGCCGCATGAGGGCGGCAAATTTCAGGGACATCGGTTCTACGCTCGACAGATCATTGAACGCTTCAACCTGCTACGTAAATCAGCCGTCTGGAAAAAGTACGTATATGCAGGTGAATACGGACTAGAAGTAAAACGCTCCAAATCTCATGGCCTACATATACACGTACATAGCTTTTTGCTTCAGTATCCTGGTTATGCTGTTACCAGTGCTGCAGCAGCTATTGAAGGAGAATGGCGGAAGTTGGTCGGCAATGAAACGACCTACAGCGGTATTCACTACGAAACCCTGTATACCTGGAAGAAAGACGCGGCCGGAAACCTCGTTCGTGACAAGCGGGGGCAAATGGTTAAGGACTATGTTTCACCTGGTTCGTCGGACATTCAGCATTATCTGTCCGGAATCATGGAATGCATCAAATACCACTTCAAACCGGATGCGATAGAAACAGACGGCGGAAAGTTTGACATTCTGCTGATTGACGAAATCCTGACCAATACCAAAGGACTCCGGATGTACAGCCGGTTCGGAGCCTTCTACAAACAAAGCCTGCTGAACTTCAAGGCGCTTCACAACGAACCAGAGACCGAAACAGAAGAACCGGCCGCGGTAGAAGACTACACCGACACCGACGAAGAACCGGATTTGGAAGAGCTGAATACGGACGTGTCAGGCGTCGAAGAACGGTTGATCAATCCTTTTACGCTTCAGCAGGCAGTCAGATCGGACTACGCTATTACCATCGGGAACCCTACGAACCTGCTTTACTACTCCCGCGAATCAGACATACCCTATGAGCCGTACACCTACACGTTCAACGTGTTCCGCTGGTGTCCGCCGCTATCGCTCAAAGAAGTGATCATGATGGACTGTACAGGCAAGCTGAAGGAAGCGGCTGAAGCTTACGCAATGCGGTAA
- a CDS encoding helix-turn-helix domain-containing protein encodes MKIGERIREAVENQWTGTADELAAACEMSVSTLYYLYKKDSVDTKHLMNLSKVLNVPVSYFLGEESEKNTYPFRQVSIDSEYLKKYVEQLEKENARLDRENTFLMSIIDRAGLGKQHLSSYPTRTQRPFVAVTAP; translated from the coding sequence ATGAAAATCGGTGAAAGAATCCGTGAAGCTGTTGAGAATCAGTGGACTGGTACTGCTGATGAACTAGCTGCCGCTTGCGAAATGTCGGTATCAACACTTTACTATCTTTATAAAAAGGATAGTGTTGATACTAAGCACCTTATGAATCTTAGTAAGGTGCTTAACGTTCCTGTAAGTTATTTTTTGGGAGAAGAATCGGAAAAGAATACTTATCCGTTTCGACAAGTAAGTATTGATTCCGAATATTTGAAAAAGTATGTGGAACAATTGGAAAAGGAGAATGCAAGACTAGACAGAGAGAATACATTTCTAATGTCTATAATTGATAGAGCTGGATTGGGAAAGCAGCATCTTAGCAGTTATCCCACCAGGACGCAACGGCCGTTTGTTGCCGTTACTGCGCCCTGA
- a CDS encoding phytoene desaturase family protein has protein sequence MPDPGKRIIVIGAGFAGLSAATSLADKGYHVTLLEKNDQAGGRARLFRTNGFTFDMGPSWYWMPDIFENYFARFGKKPSDYYNLVRLDPSYTVVFGPDDAVDLPAGTDNIRNLFDQMEPGAGRRLMEFLEQAAYKYDVGINQFVWKPSRRVSEFLSLKLLADVMRLDVFQSFASHIRKYFTDERLLQLMEFPILFLGATPENTPAMYSLMNYAEISMGTWYPMGGMHEIVKAMVALAEEKGVDIKLGHPVERIEVVNGTARRVVTPQGVFEADVVVAGADYHHVDSKLLGPEHRNYDEAYWKSRVMAPSSLLFYLGVNKRLPKLQHHNLFFDEDFKVHAQEIYETPRWPARPLFYASAPSKTDPSVAPEGMENIFLLIPVAPDLDDPEETREKYYNLVMDRLETYIGEDVRNHVIVKRSYAHRDFVSDYHAFRGNAYGLANTLRQTAILKPSLKNKKVNNLFYTGQLTVPGPGVPPSLISGLVVAEEVEKEFALTSVVKA, from the coding sequence ATGCCTGACCCAGGAAAAAGAATTATTGTCATCGGAGCCGGATTCGCCGGCCTGTCGGCCGCTACCAGCCTGGCCGACAAAGGCTACCACGTTACCCTTCTTGAGAAAAACGACCAGGCCGGGGGGCGCGCGCGCCTCTTCCGGACCAATGGGTTTACCTTCGACATGGGGCCGAGCTGGTACTGGATGCCCGATATTTTTGAAAACTACTTCGCCCGTTTTGGCAAAAAGCCATCTGACTATTACAACCTGGTCCGGCTCGACCCATCCTATACGGTTGTGTTTGGCCCCGACGACGCGGTTGACCTTCCCGCCGGAACCGACAATATCCGCAATCTTTTCGACCAGATGGAGCCCGGCGCCGGTCGGCGGCTGATGGAATTTCTGGAGCAGGCGGCTTATAAGTACGACGTCGGCATCAACCAGTTTGTCTGGAAACCCAGCCGTCGCGTATCCGAGTTCCTGAGTCTGAAACTGCTGGCCGACGTGATGCGGCTCGATGTGTTTCAGTCCTTCGCCAGTCATATCCGGAAGTACTTCACCGACGAGCGCCTGCTGCAGCTCATGGAGTTTCCGATTTTGTTTCTCGGCGCGACTCCCGAGAACACACCGGCCATGTACAGCCTGATGAATTACGCCGAAATTTCGATGGGAACCTGGTACCCGATGGGCGGCATGCACGAAATCGTGAAGGCGATGGTGGCGCTGGCCGAGGAGAAAGGCGTGGACATCAAACTGGGCCACCCCGTCGAGCGGATTGAGGTGGTGAACGGTACCGCCCGCCGCGTGGTTACGCCGCAGGGAGTTTTCGAGGCGGATGTGGTCGTGGCCGGGGCCGATTACCACCACGTCGACAGCAAACTGCTGGGTCCGGAACACCGCAACTACGACGAGGCATACTGGAAAAGCCGGGTCATGGCCCCGTCGTCGCTGCTGTTTTACCTCGGCGTCAACAAACGTCTTCCCAAATTGCAGCACCACAATCTCTTTTTTGACGAAGATTTCAAGGTGCACGCCCAGGAAATTTACGAAACGCCGCGCTGGCCCGCCCGCCCGCTGTTCTATGCCTCGGCTCCGTCGAAGACCGATCCGAGCGTAGCGCCGGAAGGAATGGAAAATATTTTTCTGCTAATTCCCGTCGCTCCGGACCTGGACGATCCGGAAGAAACCCGCGAAAAGTATTACAATCTGGTGATGGACCGTCTGGAAACGTATATTGGTGAAGACGTCCGTAATCATGTGATAGTCAAGCGAAGTTACGCGCACCGCGATTTTGTGTCTGATTATCACGCTTTTCGGGGCAACGCTTACGGGCTGGCCAACACTTTGCGACAGACGGCTATCCTGAAGCCATCGCTCAAAAACAAAAAAGTAAACAATCTGTTTTATACGGGTCAATTGACGGTCCCCGGACCCGGAGTTCCTCCCTCGTTGATTTCGGGATTGGTAGTAGCGGAAGAGGTCGAAAAGGAATTTGCGTTGACAAGCGTAGTGAAAGCCTGA
- a CDS encoding phytoene/squalene synthase family protein, with translation MLELFNRTTLECSKLITEHYSTSFTLGIKTLDRRFHFPIYAIYGFVRYADEIVDTFHNFDKKYLLDKFKADAYEAIANGISLNPVLHSFQLVVHQYKIEQELIEAFLKSMEMDLYFQDYNDNGYQEYIYGSAEVVGLMCLRVFCEGDSAMYDRLLAPARKLGSAFQKVNFLRDLKSDYLERGRIYFPGVDFNDFSKNAKQLIEEDIQRDFDEAYVGVMNLPKGARMGVHLAYTYYRTLFDKIKAVPASRIQHERVRVPDRTKIALLAQTYLKYRLNVI, from the coding sequence ATGCTGGAGCTTTTTAACCGTACTACTCTGGAATGCAGTAAGCTGATTACTGAACATTACAGCACCTCATTCACCCTCGGCATCAAAACCCTCGACCGTCGGTTTCATTTCCCCATTTATGCCATCTACGGTTTTGTCCGCTACGCCGACGAAATTGTGGATACCTTTCACAACTTCGACAAGAAATACCTGCTCGACAAGTTCAAGGCGGATGCTTACGAAGCCATCGCCAACGGCATCAGCCTGAACCCCGTTCTGCACTCCTTTCAGCTGGTTGTTCACCAGTACAAGATCGAACAGGAGCTGATTGAGGCTTTCCTGAAAAGTATGGAGATGGATTTGTACTTCCAGGATTACAACGACAACGGGTATCAGGAATACATCTACGGCTCGGCGGAGGTCGTCGGGCTGATGTGTCTGCGCGTTTTCTGCGAAGGCGACTCGGCGATGTACGACCGGCTGCTGGCTCCGGCCCGCAAGCTGGGTTCGGCATTTCAGAAGGTCAACTTCCTGCGGGACCTCAAAAGCGACTACCTCGAACGGGGCCGGATTTATTTTCCGGGGGTCGATTTCAACGATTTCAGCAAAAATGCCAAACAACTGATTGAAGAGGACATCCAGCGGGATTTCGACGAAGCCTACGTTGGCGTGATGAACCTGCCCAAAGGCGCGCGCATGGGGGTACACCTGGCTTATACCTACTACCGGACCCTGTTTGACAAGATCAAGGCCGTGCCCGCCTCCCGGATTCAGCACGAGCGGGTTCGCGTGCCGGACAGGACCAAGATTGCGCTGCTGGCCCAGACGTACCTCAAATACCGACTGAACGTGATCTGA
- a CDS encoding bacteriorhodopsin-like, with the protein MEKLQIIASLLLADLQAGDVVGFTFFTGYMSMLAASLFFFFERGQVDGKWKTSLLISGLITFIAAVHYFYMRGVWLEAKTSPTEFRYIDWTLTVPLMCVEFYLLIKPYGGKLSTMWKLVAYSVLMLVTGYIGEAIDPGNTILWGVISTLGYLGIVYEATLGDVKRVADTSNNPEVVNAVRLLRNFVLVGWAIYPIGYMLMPGNLLAGLGWNLDLVYNIGDAVNKIGFGLVVYGAAVNSTRNERIRTGEILDKITTVATTPKATA; encoded by the coding sequence ATGGAAAAATTGCAAATTATTGCCTCGCTGCTGCTGGCCGATCTTCAGGCAGGCGACGTTGTCGGTTTCACCTTCTTCACGGGCTACATGTCTATGCTGGCGGCCTCGCTTTTCTTCTTTTTTGAACGCGGGCAGGTCGATGGCAAATGGAAGACCTCCCTGCTGATTTCGGGGCTGATTACGTTCATTGCGGCCGTCCACTACTTCTACATGCGGGGCGTGTGGCTGGAGGCCAAAACGTCCCCAACCGAATTCCGCTACATCGACTGGACGCTGACCGTGCCGCTGATGTGCGTGGAGTTCTACCTGCTCATCAAGCCCTACGGCGGTAAACTTAGCACCATGTGGAAGCTGGTAGCCTACTCGGTGCTCATGCTCGTGACCGGCTACATCGGGGAGGCCATCGACCCGGGCAACACCATTCTCTGGGGCGTCATCTCGACGCTCGGCTACCTCGGCATTGTGTACGAAGCGACCCTTGGAGACGTAAAACGGGTGGCGGATACCTCCAACAACCCGGAGGTCGTCAATGCCGTGCGGCTGCTGCGCAACTTTGTGCTGGTAGGCTGGGCCATCTACCCGATCGGCTACATGCTGATGCCCGGTAACCTGCTGGCCGGCCTGGGCTGGAACCTCGATCTGGTGTACAACATCGGCGATGCCGTCAACAAAATCGGCTTTGGCCTGGTGGTCTACGGGGCGGCCGTGAACTCGACCCGCAACGAGCGCATCCGGACGGGCGAAATCCTCGACAAGATTACGACGGTGGCTACTACTCCCAAAGCCACCGCCTGA
- the gatB gene encoding Asp-tRNA(Asn)/Glu-tRNA(Gln) amidotransferase subunit GatB, producing MVADQKTVSPDALARYEMVIGLEVHCQLLTHTKIFAADSNQFGSTPNTNISVITLGHPGTLPKLNRRAVEYAVRMGLACGSEITRYNVFARKNYFYPDLPKGYQLSQDKTPVCVGGTVPVRYKEADGQTVEGAVQLHHIHLEEDAGKSIHEAGEWDTLLDYNRAGTPLIEMVTDPCIRSGEEAAAYLTEVRRLVRYLDICDGNMEEGSLRCDVNLSVRKRGETTLGTKVEVKNMNSIRNVQRAIETEFRRQVEVLESGGALIQETRMFDAGNGQTYGMRTKESMNDYRYFPDPDLSPFVISEEWLAEIRAAMPELPKVRYEKLLNQYGLPEYDAALIADARELVDYYEDICQFTTHYKAASNWLMGPVKAQLTEKTLRDKAFPVSAPRLAALINLVDAGKVSFSTASQRILPALMEAPEKTPEQIATEQNLVQNSNTGDLQALINDVLAAWPDKVKEYQKGKKGLLGMFVGEVMKKSKGSADPKLTNQLVQETLSNL from the coding sequence ATGGTAGCTGATCAAAAAACGGTATCGCCTGATGCGCTGGCCCGCTACGAAATGGTTATTGGCCTTGAAGTACACTGCCAGCTTCTGACCCATACAAAAATCTTTGCGGCTGACTCCAATCAGTTCGGCAGTACTCCCAATACCAACATCAGTGTCATCACGCTCGGGCATCCGGGCACGCTGCCGAAACTGAACCGGCGGGCGGTAGAATACGCCGTGCGCATGGGCCTGGCCTGCGGGTCAGAAATTACGCGATACAACGTGTTTGCCCGCAAGAATTATTTCTACCCGGACCTGCCGAAGGGCTACCAGCTTTCGCAGGACAAAACACCGGTCTGCGTCGGCGGTACGGTGCCGGTCAGATACAAAGAGGCAGACGGCCAGACGGTCGAAGGGGCCGTGCAGCTCCACCACATCCACCTGGAGGAAGACGCCGGTAAGTCGATTCACGAAGCGGGCGAGTGGGATACGCTGCTGGACTACAATCGCGCCGGGACGCCGCTGATCGAAATGGTGACGGACCCCTGCATCCGCTCGGGCGAGGAGGCCGCCGCTTACCTCACTGAAGTCCGCCGGCTGGTGCGTTACCTCGACATCTGCGACGGCAACATGGAAGAAGGCTCGCTGCGCTGCGACGTCAATCTGTCGGTCCGGAAGCGGGGCGAAACTACCCTGGGTACCAAGGTGGAGGTGAAGAACATGAACTCGATCCGCAACGTGCAGCGGGCCATCGAAACCGAGTTTCGGCGGCAGGTTGAGGTGCTCGAAAGCGGCGGAGCGCTGATTCAGGAAACCCGCATGTTCGACGCGGGTAACGGGCAGACCTACGGCATGCGGACCAAAGAATCGATGAACGACTACCGGTACTTCCCCGACCCGGACTTGAGCCCGTTCGTGATTTCGGAGGAATGGCTGGCCGAAATTCGGGCGGCGATGCCCGAACTGCCGAAGGTCCGTTACGAAAAACTCCTAAATCAGTACGGTCTGCCCGAGTACGACGCCGCGTTGATTGCGGATGCGCGCGAACTGGTTGATTACTACGAAGATATTTGCCAATTTACGACCCATTACAAAGCCGCTTCGAACTGGCTGATGGGCCCGGTGAAGGCCCAGCTGACCGAAAAAACCCTCCGGGACAAAGCTTTTCCGGTATCGGCGCCCAGACTGGCGGCTCTGATCAATCTGGTGGACGCCGGGAAAGTGAGCTTTTCCACCGCCAGCCAGCGAATTCTTCCGGCCCTGATGGAAGCCCCGGAGAAGACGCCTGAACAAATTGCTACCGAACAGAATTTAGTACAGAACAGCAATACCGGTGATTTGCAGGCGTTAATAAATGACGTGTTAGCCGCCTGGCCGGACAAGGTGAAAGAATACCAGAAAGGGAAAAAAGGACTTCTGGGGATGTTTGTGGGCGAAGTGATGAAAAAGTCGAAAGGCAGCGCCGACCCCAAACTAACCAACCAGCTGGTCCAGGAGACGCTATCCAACCTATAG
- a CDS encoding redoxin domain-containing protein, whose product MQQSGGRLLAGILLSAALTLPGRAQDAKDFTVTGTVKNAQPGSKIYLEVNSQPVRRLDSTQVGANGQFTLKSKETAGGSFYQLNLANKQKLGLLVEGGETLTVNADIAQDPKTARPEVKGSQNMEYYQKLMGMYRDMTTKSQDWQKQYGEAQQKGDQKRMQKIEQEYEASSKQFANTVKTMLPEMGTSMAALFATNFINPEDDFETLDALAQKFEKENPNGKEAQGFIGRIKRIRGVMVGSQAPDITLNNPEGKTVNLSSLKGKYVLIDFWASWCGPCRMENPNVVRMYNKFKDKGFEIYGVSLDREKANWLAAIEKDGLTWTHVSDLKFWQSEAAQLYGVNAIPATFLLDKDGKIIAKNLRGEALEKKLEEVLSGKQ is encoded by the coding sequence ATGCAACAATCCGGAGGCCGCCTGCTGGCGGGAATCCTGCTGAGCGCGGCGCTGACGTTGCCGGGACGGGCTCAGGATGCCAAGGACTTCACGGTGACAGGAACCGTGAAAAATGCTCAGCCGGGGTCGAAGATTTATTTGGAAGTGAACAGCCAGCCTGTTCGCCGACTGGATTCGACGCAGGTTGGTGCAAACGGACAGTTTACCCTGAAAAGCAAAGAAACGGCCGGAGGCAGCTTTTACCAGCTCAATCTGGCCAACAAGCAGAAGCTCGGCCTGTTGGTCGAAGGCGGCGAAACTCTGACCGTGAACGCCGACATCGCCCAGGACCCCAAAACGGCCCGGCCGGAGGTGAAAGGCTCCCAAAACATGGAGTACTACCAGAAACTGATGGGCATGTACCGGGATATGACCACTAAATCCCAGGACTGGCAGAAGCAGTACGGCGAAGCGCAGCAGAAAGGCGACCAGAAGCGGATGCAGAAGATTGAGCAGGAGTACGAAGCCTCCAGCAAGCAATTTGCCAACACGGTAAAAACCATGTTGCCGGAAATGGGCACCTCGATGGCGGCGCTTTTCGCGACGAATTTCATCAATCCGGAGGATGATTTCGAAACGCTGGACGCCCTGGCGCAGAAATTTGAAAAGGAAAATCCCAACGGCAAGGAAGCCCAGGGCTTTATCGGCCGCATCAAGCGAATCCGCGGTGTGATGGTCGGCTCCCAGGCCCCGGACATTACCCTGAACAACCCCGAAGGCAAAACGGTGAATCTGTCTTCACTGAAGGGCAAATATGTGCTGATTGATTTCTGGGCCTCGTGGTGCGGTCCCTGCCGGATGGAAAATCCCAACGTTGTGCGGATGTACAATAAGTTCAAGGATAAGGGTTTTGAAATCTACGGTGTCTCGCTCGACCGCGAAAAAGCCAACTGGCTGGCGGCCATCGAAAAGGACGGCCTGACCTGGACCCACGTGTCCGATCTGAAGTTCTGGCAGTCGGAAGCCGCCCAGTTGTACGGCGTCAATGCCATTCCGGCTACTTTCCTGCTCGACAAAGACGGGAAGATCATTGCCAAAAACCTTCGCGGCGAAGCACTCGAAAAGAAATTGGAAGAGGTGCTGAGTGGAAAGCAGTAA
- the proC gene encoding pyrroline-5-carboxylate reductase, which produces MKIAIVGCGNMGMAFAKSFLRYDLVRKEDLLLIEKSAERSQALQNEGTGVVVDTIGPRVSGYDLIILSVKPQDFASVQDDLRAVIQPQQVVLSIMAGIPITLIQERLQHRQVVRAMPNTPAMLGLGITGFAAADEVQIGNLRKVENLINATGRSIYLDNESMLDAVTAVSGSGPAYFYYIVKAMVEAGKELGFEENVSTLLVKQTMLGAYNLIQNTDKSLDELIRAVASKGGTTEAALKRFEEGGLAQTLVEGIKAAQVRATELSKG; this is translated from the coding sequence ATGAAAATAGCAATTGTTGGCTGCGGGAACATGGGCATGGCCTTTGCCAAGTCGTTTCTGCGGTATGATCTGGTACGCAAGGAGGATTTACTGCTGATCGAGAAAAGCGCCGAGCGGTCGCAGGCGCTGCAAAACGAAGGGACAGGGGTGGTGGTGGATACCATCGGTCCCCGGGTTTCCGGGTATGACCTGATTATTCTTTCGGTAAAGCCGCAGGATTTTGCCAGCGTTCAGGATGATCTCCGGGCGGTCATTCAGCCCCAGCAGGTCGTGTTGTCGATTATGGCCGGTATCCCCATCACGCTCATTCAGGAACGGTTGCAGCACCGGCAGGTAGTCCGGGCCATGCCCAACACCCCGGCCATGCTGGGACTGGGCATTACGGGATTCGCCGCCGCCGACGAAGTGCAGATCGGCAATCTCCGCAAAGTCGAAAACCTCATTAACGCTACCGGACGGTCTATTTATCTGGATAACGAATCCATGCTCGACGCCGTTACGGCCGTCAGCGGCAGCGGTCCGGCGTATTTTTACTACATCGTCAAAGCGATGGTGGAGGCGGGCAAAGAGCTTGGTTTTGAAGAAAACGTCTCGACGCTGCTGGTCAAGCAGACGATGCTCGGCGCTTACAATCTGATTCAGAACACCGATAAATCGCTGGACGAACTCATCCGGGCCGTCGCCTCCAAAGGCGGGACGACCGAAGCCGCTCTCAAGCGCTTTGAAGAAGGCGGACTGGCCCAGACGCTCGTGGAAGGCATCAAAGCCGCGCAGGTCCGGGCAACGGAACTGTCGAAAGGCTGA